One window of the Trifolium pratense cultivar HEN17-A07 linkage group LG2, ARS_RC_1.1, whole genome shotgun sequence genome contains the following:
- the LOC123909078 gene encoding putative anthocyanidin reductase, with amino-acid sequence MEEAAKVVRNSGQIVPTAKYCVTGATGYIGSWLVEALLQRGCTVHATVRDPEKSLHLLSLWKGGDQLRIFRADLQEEGSFDDAVKGCVGVFHVAASMQFNVSDKENTEAFVQAKIIDPAIKGTINLLKSCLKSNSVKRIVFTSSISTITAKDNNGKWKPIVDESCQTQTEILWNTQPSGWVYALSKLLTEEAAFKFAQENGIDLVSVITSTVAGPFFTANVPSSVKVLLSPLTGEAENYKIISAVNARMGSIALVHIEDICNAHIFLMEHAKAEGRYICTTQSCTLSNLAALVSKEYSSPNTHSRKSQKSYDKVPSEISSKKLKDLGFSYKHSLEEIIHQTIMCCLDYGYLPSV; translated from the exons ATGGAGGAAGCAGCAAAGGTGGTGAGAAACAGTGGACAAATTGTTCCTACTGCTAAATACTGTGTTACAGGAGCCACAGGCTATATTGGCTCATGGCTTGTTGAAGCTCTTCTTCAAAGAGGTTGCACTGTTCATGCTACTGTTAGAGATCCTG AAAAATCGTTACACCTCCTGTCATTGTGGAAAGGCGGTGACCAATTGAGAATTTTCCGTGCGGATTTGCAAGAAGAAGGAAGTTTCGATGATGCCGTAAAAGGATGTGTTGGTGTGTTCCATGTTGCAGCTTCAATGCAGTTCAATGTCAGTGACAAAGAAAACACTG AGGCCTTTGTTCAAGCAAAAATAATTGACCCTGCAATCAAAGGAACCATAAATCTTCTCAAGTCATGCTTGAAATCAAATTCTGTGAAAAGGATTGTTTTCACATCTTCCATAAGTACTATTACAGCTAAAGACAACAATGGAAAATGGAAACCTATTGTTGATGAATCTTGCCAAACACAAACTGAGATTCTGTGGAATACACAACCAAGTGGATGG GTTTATGCACTTTCAAAGCTTCTTACAGAAGAAGCAGCATTTAAATTTGCACAAGAAAATGGCATTGATCTTGTTTCAGTTATAACAAGCACTGTTGCAGGACCATTCTTCACTGCTAATGTACCTTCAAGTGTTAAAGTTCTATTGTCACCACTAACAG GTGAAGCTGAAAACTACAAGATAATATCTGCTGTAAATGCAAGAATGGGGTCAATTGCTTTAGTTCACATTGAAGATATATGCAATGCTCACATATTTTTAATGGAACATGCTAAAGCAGAAGGTAGGTACATATGCACCACCCAAAGTTGTACATTGTCTAACTTGGCAGCTCTTGTTTCCAAAGAGTATTCTTCTCCGAATACGCATAG CAGGAAGAGTCAGAAAAGTTATGACAAGGTTCCTTCTGAAATTTCCTCAAAGAAGCTAAAAGATTTGGGTTTTAGTTACAAGCATAGCCTTGAAGAAAtaatacatcaaacaattatGTGTTGCCTAGATTATGGTTATTTACCTTCTGTTTAG
- the LOC123909589 gene encoding uncharacterized protein LOC123909589 produces the protein MPTVWFSLKKSLHCKSEPSDVHDPQTRKHLSTILTKRGGGGGGRSGCSRSIANLKDVIHGSKRHIEKPPSCSPRSIGSSEFLNPITHEVILSNSRCELKITGFQEGIGNNASGGSSSSSGGGGSSTFVGTLRPGTPGPGGHPTMHYFNPSFRTSSTPPRKSPFLLSEGSGFHGATAAGVHSSNRMSLETDSNGSSTVTCHKCGEHFNKWEAAEAHHLSKHAVTELVEGDSSRKIVEIICRTSWLKSENNCGRIERVLKVHNMQKTLARFEEYREMVKIKASKLQKKHPRCLADGNELLRFYGTTVSCSLGLNGSSSLCLSEKCCVCRIIRSGFSAKKELKGGIGVFTTSTSGRAFESIEILDNEPSLRKALIVCRVIAGRVHRPLENIQEMAAQTGFDSLAGKVGLYSNIEELYLLNPRALLPCFVVICKP, from the exons atgCCAACAGTGTGGTTTTCTTTGAAGAAGTCACTACATTGCAAATCAGAACCATCAGATGTACATGATCCACAAACAAGGAAACATTTGAGTACAATCTTAACAAaaagaggaggaggaggaggaggtagATCAGGTTGTTCAAGGTCAATAGCAAATCTAAAAGATGTTATTCATGGAAGCAAAAGACATATTGAAAAGCCACCAAGTTGTAGTCCAAGATCTATAGGTAGCAGTGAGTTTCTAAACCCAATAACTCATGAAGTTATTTTGAGTAACTCAAGGTGTGAGTTAAAAATCACTGGATTTCAAGAAGGTATTGGAAACAATGCTAGTGgtggtagtagtagtagtagtggtggtggtggttcttCAACTTTTGTTGGTACTTTAAGACCTGGTACACCTGGTCCTGGAGGACACCCTACAATGCATTACTTTAACCCTTCTTTTAGGACTTCTTCAACTCCTCCAAGGAAATCTCCTTTTCTTTTGTCAGAAGGGTCTGGTTTTCATGGTGCTACTGCTGCTGGTGTTCATTCAAGTAATAGGATGTCCCTTGAGACAGATTCTAATGGTTCTTCAACTGTTACTTGTCACAAATGTGGTGAACACTTTAACAAATGGGAAGCTGCTGAAGCTCACCATCTCTCCAAACATGCTG TTACTGAACTTGTGGAAGGAGATTCATCAAGGAAAATAGTGGAGATAATATGCAGGACAAGTTGGTTAAAGTCAGAAAACAACTGTGGTAGAATTGAAAGAGTTTTGAAGGTACACAACATGCAAAAAACTTTAGCTAGATTTGAAGAATACAGGGAAATGGTGAAAATCAAAGCAAGCAAACTCCAGAAGAAGCATCCTAGGTGTCTTGCTGATGGGAATGAACTTTTAAGGTTCTATGGAACCACTGTTTCTTGTTCTCTTGGTCTCAATGGTTCTTCAAGCCTATGCCTATCAGAAAAATGTTGTGTTTGTAGAATTATTAGGAGTGGTTTTTCTGCTAAGAAGGAGTTGAAAGGTGGCATAGGTGTTTTCACAACATCTACAAGTGGAAGAGCTTTTGAATCTATAGAGATTTTAGATAATGAACCATCATTAAGAAAAGCATTGATAGTATGCAGAGTAATTGCTGGTAGGGTTCATAGGCCACTTGAGAACATTCAAGAAATGGCAGCACAAACTGGATTTGATTCATTGGCTGGAAAAGTAGGTCTGTATTCAAATATTGAGGAGCTTTATTTGCTTAATCCTAGAGCTCTTCTTCCTTGTTTTGTGGTAATTTGCAAACCATGA
- the LOC123910252 gene encoding formin-like protein 5, which translates to MGIQKYMVVLKFSFCVLLVLHLVAAVSVIEKKEIQEDGFIRDLFDSASELLDEHTAKVLRTACCEDFIHLKKVVYRDLCLPLELFASTNKLSSTIQPFAQADIQKLLNGCHPQIKENFLHCLRKNNLLLSVSGEDNDSKKWHVTNTGYLFSTSSIPRRNLVRVLLQHISEPPSSDPAVGSPTLSLTPSPEPILAPSSEPSLSPSPAPVPLLPKPPSPSFSPTPFFPKLTPPAAADISAPPSSDTNGKDDKHSTKRTVVLSVVITISVIFIAAALFFLCLRKTRRLRQNDERPLLSLSMNDYSFGPSNHAFGNSTKGEKHGFQSSSDNLGDNKKTSVQEHQSIGAHTAAGLPFELTPPLGRVGTIHSGMPPLRPPPGRMNPLPPEPPSFRPSSNNAVSTAAATPPPRQSGVGSARPPTTPSPHSTLAGAKPAALRPPLPPALSGAKPSPPPPLAPPGAKPSPPPPPAPPGAKPGPPPPPPPAPHGAKPGPRPPPPPPKSGVAPPRPPVGPKVGGLKATAIAEAGAEGGADTSKAKLKPFFWDKVQANSDQSMVWNQIKSGSFQFNEEMIETLFGYNAVNNGQRQKESSSSQDPSPQYIQIVDKKKSQNLLILLRALNVTMEEVCDALYEGNELPSEFLQTLLKMAPTSDEELKLRLFSGNLSQLGPADRFLKSMVDIPFAFKRMEVLLFMCTFKEELTTTMESFAVLEVACKELRNSRLFHKLLEAVLKTGNRMNDGTYRGGAQAFKLDTLLKLSDVKGTDGKTTLLHFVVQEIIRSEGIKAARAEKESQGLSNIKTDEAVEDNTREIEDHYRELGLEMVSHLSSELENVKRGSVLDADSLTATATKLGHGLVKAKDLLNKNLKNVEDDRGFRETLESFLQNAEADVKKLLEDEKKIMALVKSTGDYFHGNATKDDGLRLFVIVRDFLLMVDKVCKEVRDAQKKSSKPVKQETSRGSSSSDTRPPPSDFRQRLFPAITERRIDDISSDDESP; encoded by the exons ATGGGAATTCAGAAATATATGGTTGTCTTAAAGTTTAGTTTTTGTGTTCTTTTAGTTCTGCATCTAGTAGCAGCAGTTAGCGTTATAGAAAAGAAGGAAATACAAGAAGATGGTTTTATTAGAGACCTATTTGATTCAGCATCTGAATTGTTAGATGAGCATACG GCAAAGGTATTAAGGACCGCCTGCTGTGAAGATTTTATTCATTTAAAGAAAGTGGTATATCGTGATTTATGCCTCCCACTGGAATTGTTTGCTAGCACCAACAAACTCAGTTCAACAATTCAACCATTTGCACAAGCAGACATCCAAAAATTGCTTAATGGTTGCCATCCTCAAATCAAGGAAAACTTTCTTCattgtttgagaaaaaataatCTTCTATTATCTGTCTCAGGAGAAGACAATGATTCCAAGAAATGGCATGTCACGAATACGGGATATCTTTTTTCCACATCCAGTATTCCTAGAAGAAATCTGGTCCGTGTTTTGCTCCAGCACATATCAGAACCACCTAGTTCAGACCCCGCAGTTGGATCACCTACACTGAGTCTCACTCCATCACCTGAGCCCATTCTCGCTCCATCGTCTGAACCCAGTCTATCTCCATCACCTGCTCCAGTGCCTCTACTTCCTAAGCCGCCATCTCCTTCTTTCTCACCAACCCCATTTTTCCCGAAGCTTACACCACCAGCAGCTGCTGATATTTCTGCTCCTCCATCTTCTGACACGAACGGGAAGGATGATAAGCATAGTACAAAAAGAACAGTTGTTCTTTCTGTAGTTATAACTATATCGGTGATATTTATAGCTGCAGCACTGTTCTTTTTATGCCTTCGTAAGACTCGCCGGCTTAGACAAAATGATGAGAGGCCACTTCTGAGCTTGAGCATGAATGACTATTCTTTTG GTCCTTCCAATCATGCTTTTGGAAATTCGACAAAAGGGGAGAAACATGGGTTTCAGTCATCAAGTGATAATTTAGGAGACAACAAGAAGACCTCGGTGCAAGAACATCAATCAATAGGAGCTCATACTGCTGCTGGATTACCATTTGAATTGACACCTCCTCTTGGAAGAGTGGGAACTATCCATTCTGGAATGCCACCTTTAAGACCTCCTCCAGGAAGAATGAATCCTCTCCCCCCTGAGCCACCTTCATTTAGGCCTTCTAGTAATAATGCCGTATCTACTGCTGCTGCAACTCCTCCTCCTCGACAATCTGGTGTTGGCAGTGCTCGACCTCCTACTACTCCTTCCCCACATTCAACACTAGCCGGTGCCAAACCTGCTGCTCTTCGTCCTCCGCTACCCCCTGCTCTGTCTGGTGCCAAACCTAGTCCTCCACCACCCCTTGCTCCGCCTGGTGCCAAACCTAGTCCTCCACCACCCCCTGCACCACCTGGTGCCAAACCTGGTCCTCCCCCCCctccaccaccagcaccacatGGTGCTAAACCTGGTCCTCGtccacctcctcctcctcctaaGAGTGGTGTAGCTCCTCCTCGTCCTCCAGTTGGCCCAAAGGTTGGTGGACTAAAAGCTACAGCGATTGCTGAAGCAGGTGCAGAAGGTGGAGCTGATACTTCCAAAGCCAAACTAAAGCCATTTTTCTGGGATAAGGTTCAAGCTAATTCTGATCAATCAATGGTTTGGAATCAGATCAAATCAGGATCGTTCCA GTTTAACGAAGAGATGATAGAGACACTTTTTGGTTATAATGCTGTAAATAATGGTCAGCGACAAAAGGAGTCTTCCTCCTCCCAAGATCCTTCACCTCAGTATATCCAGATCGTTGACAAAAAGAAAtcacaaaatttattaattcTGTTGCGAGCATTGAATGTGACAATGGAAGAAGTTTGTGATGCACTCTATGAAG GAAATGAGCTACCGTCGGAGTTCCTTCAAACCTTGTTGAAGATGGCGCCAACATCAGACGAAGAACTTAAGCTTAGACTTTTTAGTGGTAATCTGTCTCAACTTGGGCCTGCTGACCGTTTCCTGAAATCCATGGTTGACATTCCCTTTGCCTTTAAGCGAATGGAAGTACTGCTTTTTATGTGTACATTTAAAGAGGAGCTCACTACTACTATGGAGTCTTTTGCAGTTTTAGAG GTTGCTTGTAAGGAACTAAGAAACAGCCGGCTGTTTCACAAGCTTCTCGAAGCCGTTCTCAAAACTGGAAACCGTATGAACGACGGAACATACCGTGGTGGTGCACAAGCATTTAAACTTGATACGCTTTTGAAATTATCCGATGTAAAAGGAACAGATGGCAAGACTACACTCTTACACTTTGTAGTTCAAGAGATTATCCGCTCGGAGGGCATAAAAGCTGCCCGAGCGGAAAAAGAGAGCCAGGGTTTGTCCAATATTAAAACGGACGAGGCTGTTGAAGATAACACACGTGAAATAGAAGACCACTACCGCGAACTTGGTCTTGAGATGGTATCGCACTTGAGCAGTGAGCTCGAGAATGTTAAGAGAGGTTCTGTTCTAGATGCGGACAGCTTAACAGCTACGGCTACCAAACTTGGCCACGGTCTCGTGAAAGCCAAAGACCTACTGAACAAAAACCTGAAGAATGTGGAAGATGATAGAGGGTTTCGTGAGACATTGGAAAGTTTTCTCCAAAATGCTGAGGCTGATGTTAAGAAACTGCTGGAAGATGAGAAGAAAATCATGGCTCTGGTGAAGAGCACGGGCGATTACTTTCACGGGAATGCAACGAAGGACGATGGCTTGCGATTATTTGTAATAGTAAGAGACTTCTTACTAATGGTGGATAAGGTATGCAAGGAGGTGAGAGATGCACAGAAGAAGTCATCAAAACCTGTAAAACAAGAAACTTCAAGAGGATCGTCTTCATCTGATACACGTCCACCACCTTCTGATTTTCGTCAGCGGCTTTTTCCGGCTATCACTGAAAGGAGGATAGATGACATTAGTTCAGATGATGAGAGTCCATAG